One Eptesicus fuscus isolate TK198812 chromosome 11, DD_ASM_mEF_20220401, whole genome shotgun sequence genomic region harbors:
- the LOC129150686 gene encoding translation initiation factor IF-2-like — protein sequence MLPRRPAGGAPALPEVSGRALRPPGAGAQGVEAGVGPAGRRRVAAGGRPGRRRGAARGAGRARARRARGRRLGSERRRAGRCGPIGDAPRRAAELLRPDLAAPEAGVSERGREPWLRASPPPPLLTRHNPRGARGARRNRWAAARSGRRSCRRRAGSVGAEDDASTKAGTAPARGGGRRGRPLRARPAPAASLRALPWVPGRRRRRTVLRPRSSGRRSQELHATRSGAPAASFPAARGPAESTRARVPTSTTAGPPARARPRPLSPDPQMCGVHGELEKRRFNSEFGK from the exons ATGCTGCCCCGGCGGCCGGCGGGAGGGGCGCCGGCGCTGCCGGAGGTGAGCGGCCGGGCCCTTCGCCCTCCAGGGGCCGGGGCGCAGGGGGTGGAGGCGGGCGTCGGGCCCGCGGGCCGGAGGAGGGTGGcggcgggagggaggccgggccGCCGGCGGGGAGCCGCGAGAGGGGCCGGGCGGGCCCGCGCACGGAGAGCTCGCGGGCGGCGCCTGGGGAGCGAGCGGCGGCGAGCCGGGCGCTGCGGGCCGATCGGGGACGCGCCGCGCCGGGCCGCCGAGCTGCTGCGCCCGGACCTCGCGGCCCCCGAAGCCGGCGTCTCGGAGCGCGGGCGGGAGCCATGGCTCCGCgcgtccccgccgccgccgctgctgacTCGGCACAATCCGCGGGGCGCGCGGGGGGCGCGGCGTAACCGGTGGGCGGCGGCGCGGAGCGGCCGGAGGAGCTGCCGGAGGCGCGCCGGGTCCGTGGGAGCCGAGGACGATGCCAGCACAAAGGCGGGCACAGCCCCGGCCcgcggcggggggcggcggggacggCCGCTGAGGGCGCGCCCCGCTCCTGCCGCGTCTCTCCGGGCGCTGCCGTGGGTCCCGGGGCGGAGACGGCGGCGCACGGTCCTCCGGCCCCGGAGCAGCGGCCGCCGCAGCCAGGAGCTGCATGCGACGCGCAGCGGCGCTCCGGCCGCCAGCTTCCCCGCGGCGCGCGGACCGGCGGAGAGCACCCGGGCGCGGGTCCCGACATCGACGACTGCGGGGCCTCCCGCCCGCGCCCGTCCCCGTCCGCTGAGCCCG GATCCCCAAATGTGTGGTGTGCACGGTGAGCTGGAGAAACGTCGTTTTAACTCAGAATTCGGGAAGTGA